One Leclercia pneumoniae genomic region harbors:
- the ybjG gene encoding undecaprenyl-diphosphate phosphatase, with the protein MLENLNYGLFYWINATPASPAWMIDFATFVAKDLINIVPALVVILWLWGPRKQVGAQRQLVIKIAMALGVSLLASWGLGHTFPHDRPFVDHIGYNFLHHAADDSFPSDHGTVIFTFALAFVLWHRLWSGIILMAVALAIAWSRVYLGVHWPLDMLGGLMVGMMGCLSAQILWNLFGERLYRALSQLYRICFALPIRKGWIRD; encoded by the coding sequence ATGTTAGAAAATCTGAACTATGGACTGTTTTACTGGATCAATGCCACCCCCGCTTCGCCGGCGTGGATGATCGACTTCGCCACCTTTGTGGCAAAAGACTTAATTAATATCGTCCCGGCGCTGGTGGTCATCCTCTGGCTGTGGGGACCCCGCAAACAGGTAGGTGCCCAGCGTCAACTGGTCATCAAGATTGCGATGGCGCTGGGCGTGAGCTTGCTGGCCTCCTGGGGGCTGGGCCACACCTTCCCGCACGATCGTCCGTTCGTTGATCATATTGGCTATAACTTCCTGCACCATGCCGCCGATGACTCTTTCCCGAGCGACCATGGCACAGTGATCTTCACCTTTGCCCTGGCCTTCGTCCTCTGGCATCGCCTCTGGTCCGGAATCATCTTGATGGCGGTGGCCCTCGCTATCGCCTGGTCTCGTGTCTACCTCGGCGTTCACTGGCCGCTGGATATGCTCGGCGGACTGATGGTGGGGATGATGGGCTGCCTCAGCGCGCAGATCCTGTGGAACCTTTTTGGCGAGAGGCTTTATCGCGCCCTCTCTCAGCTGTACCGCATCTGTTTCGCCCTCCCCATCCGTAAAGGCTGGATACGTGACTAA
- a CDS encoding phosphatase PAP2 family protein, translated as MTQITPASELSKLKTTKTKRLYPLPNRFYGYQLIALLILAALFSWLGRDETLDRLLTGYWYDAALHTFPLKQNVLLDVLNHRLAKYLTITLAAVTLLYGVWRRNPQLVVGALLMGLGTLVVGALKAVSHHSCPWDLVEYGGDAVSFPLFGTTPLNSGPGRCFPGGHSSSGFMVMGLFFAFWHNRPRLAWGMMALGVVLGLVMGYGQVMRGAHFFSHNLWAGWWVWFSQLAAYALMTRWFAKE; from the coding sequence ATGACACAGATTACCCCGGCTTCAGAATTGTCTAAGTTAAAGACAACTAAGACAAAAAGACTTTACCCCTTGCCGAACCGTTTTTATGGTTATCAGCTTATTGCGCTACTGATTCTGGCCGCGCTTTTTAGCTGGTTAGGCCGGGATGAGACCCTGGACAGGCTACTGACCGGTTACTGGTACGACGCCGCGTTGCACACCTTTCCGCTCAAGCAGAATGTCTTGCTGGATGTGCTTAACCATCGGCTTGCGAAATATCTCACCATCACCCTGGCGGCAGTCACGCTGCTCTACGGGGTCTGGAGACGTAATCCGCAGCTGGTCGTCGGGGCGCTGCTGATGGGGCTGGGCACGCTGGTGGTGGGCGCGCTGAAAGCGGTTAGCCATCATAGCTGCCCCTGGGATCTGGTGGAGTACGGCGGTGATGCCGTCTCGTTTCCGCTATTTGGCACCACGCCGTTGAACAGCGGCCCCGGGCGCTGCTTCCCCGGCGGTCATTCGTCGAGCGGCTTTATGGTGATGGGGCTGTTTTTTGCCTTCTGGCACAATCGCCCCCGCCTCGCCTGGGGAATGATGGCACTCGGGGTGGTGCTCGGGCTGGTGATGGGTTACGGCCAGGTGATGCGTGGCGCGCATTTTTTCTCACACAACCTGTGGGCGGGTTGGTGGGTTTGGTTTTCCCAGCTGGCAGCCTATGCGCTGATGACCCGCTGGTTTGCAAAAGAGTGA
- a CDS encoding MFS transporter, which translates to MLNRSSSGNRLGRQALLFPLCLVLYEFSTYIGNDMIQPGMLAVVEQYNAGIEWVPTSMTAYLAGGMFLQWLLGPLSDRIGRRPVMLTGVVWFIVTCLAILLAQNIEQFTFLRFLQGVSLCFIGAVGYAAIQESFEEAVCIKITALMANVALIAPLLGPLVGAAWVHVAPWEGMFILFALLAAISFFGLWKAMPETATRLGETLSMRELGRDYKAVMKNVRFVAGALATGFVSLPLLAWIAQSPVIIISGEQLSSYEYGLLQVPIFGALIIGNLVLARLTSRRTVRSLIIMGGWPITLGLLLAAVATVVSSHAYLWMTAGLSLYAFGIGLANAGLVRLTLFASDMSKGTVSAAMGMLQMLIFTVGIEVSKHAFSFGGNGLFSLFNLANGLLWLVLMVIFLKDKRVGNALQPD; encoded by the coding sequence ATGTTAAACCGTTCTTCTTCCGGCAACCGTCTGGGTCGTCAGGCGTTGCTGTTTCCTCTGTGTCTGGTGCTGTACGAATTTTCGACCTATATCGGCAACGATATGATCCAGCCGGGTATGCTGGCGGTCGTCGAGCAGTACAACGCGGGGATTGAGTGGGTACCCACGTCCATGACCGCCTATCTGGCCGGCGGGATGTTTTTGCAGTGGCTGCTGGGGCCGCTGTCGGATCGCATTGGCCGCCGCCCGGTGATGCTCACCGGGGTGGTCTGGTTTATTGTTACCTGTCTCGCCATCCTGCTGGCGCAGAACATTGAGCAGTTTACTTTCCTGCGTTTCTTGCAGGGGGTAAGCCTCTGCTTTATCGGTGCCGTGGGCTATGCCGCAATTCAGGAGTCGTTTGAGGAGGCGGTCTGTATCAAGATCACCGCGCTGATGGCGAACGTCGCGCTGATTGCGCCGCTGCTCGGTCCGCTGGTGGGCGCCGCCTGGGTCCACGTGGCGCCCTGGGAAGGGATGTTTATTCTGTTTGCGTTGCTGGCGGCCATCTCATTCTTTGGCCTCTGGAAAGCCATGCCCGAAACGGCGACCCGGCTGGGTGAGACGCTTTCCATGCGGGAGCTGGGGCGCGACTATAAAGCGGTGATGAAAAATGTGCGCTTCGTGGCGGGGGCGCTGGCGACCGGCTTTGTTAGCCTGCCGCTGCTGGCGTGGATTGCCCAATCGCCGGTGATTATCATCAGCGGCGAGCAGCTCAGCAGCTATGAGTATGGTCTGCTGCAGGTACCGATCTTTGGCGCGCTGATTATCGGCAACCTGGTGCTGGCGCGGCTCACCTCGCGTCGTACCGTGCGTTCTCTCATCATTATGGGGGGTTGGCCAATTACGCTGGGCCTGCTGCTGGCCGCAGTGGCAACGGTCGTTTCTTCGCACGCTTACCTGTGGATGACCGCCGGGCTAAGCCTCTATGCGTTCGGTATTGGCCTGGCCAACGCCGGGCTGGTACGTCTGACCCTCTTCGCCAGCGACATGAGCAAGGGTACCGTCTCGGCGGCGATGGGAATGTTACAGATGCTGATCTTTACGGTGGGAATCGAGGTGAGTAAGCACGCGTTCAGCTTCGGTGGCAATGGTCTGTTCAGCCTCTTCAATCTGGCAAACGGTTTGCTGTGGCTGGTCCTGATGGTGATATTCCTGAAAGATAAACGGGTTGGAAACGCGCTGCAGCCCGATTAA
- a CDS encoding Cof-type HAD-IIB family hydrolase produces MSIKLIAVDMDGTFLSDSKQYNRERFLQQYAQMKEQGIRFVVASGNQYYQLISFFPEIAHEIAFVAENGGWVVNAGEDVFNGELTQSHFATVSRYLCTLPGIEVIACGKNSAYTLKHYGDAFHEIAAKYYHRLEKVKNFDNFNDIFFKFGLNVSDEEIPRIQALIHDELGDIMVPVHTGNGSIDLIIPGVHKANGLRLLQALWGIEDHEVVSFGDSGNDVEMLKQAGFGFAMANAGDHIKAVARFEAPHNNEEGVLQVIDKVLKREAPFN; encoded by the coding sequence ATGAGCATCAAACTGATTGCAGTGGATATGGATGGCACCTTTTTAAGCGATAGCAAGCAGTACAATCGCGAGCGCTTTTTGCAGCAGTACGCGCAAATGAAGGAACAGGGAATACGTTTTGTGGTTGCCAGCGGCAATCAGTATTACCAGCTCATCTCTTTCTTCCCGGAGATTGCCCATGAGATCGCTTTTGTCGCCGAAAACGGCGGCTGGGTAGTGAATGCCGGAGAGGATGTGTTTAACGGCGAATTGACGCAATCGCACTTCGCCACCGTCTCACGCTATCTCTGCACCCTGCCGGGAATAGAGGTGATCGCCTGCGGTAAGAACAGCGCCTACACCCTAAAACACTATGGCGATGCCTTTCACGAGATTGCGGCAAAATATTATCACCGCCTGGAAAAGGTAAAGAATTTCGATAACTTCAACGACATTTTCTTCAAGTTTGGCCTCAATGTCTCGGATGAAGAGATCCCGCGCATTCAGGCGCTGATCCACGACGAACTGGGCGACATCATGGTGCCCGTTCATACCGGCAACGGCAGCATCGACCTGATTATTCCCGGCGTGCATAAAGCCAATGGCCTGCGCCTGCTGCAGGCGCTGTGGGGCATTGAAGATCATGAAGTGGTGTCGTTTGGCGATAGCGGGAATGACGTAGAGATGCTCAAACAGGCAGGCTTTGGTTTTGCGATGGCTAACGCCGGGGATCACATCAAAGCGGTAGCCCGCTTTGAAGCGCCGCACAACAACGAAGAGGGCGTGCTGCAGGTGATTGATAAAGTGTTAAAACGCGAAGCGCCGTTTAATTAA
- a CDS encoding MFS transporter, whose protein sequence is MTAISPRRVLQRRMWALFMFFFIPGLLMASWATRTPAIRDILSVSTAEMGIVLFGLSVGSMSGILCSAWLVKRFGTRQVIRTTMCCAVVGMVILSTALWFTSPLMFALGLTVFGGSFGAAEVAINVEGAAVEREMGKTVLPMMHGFYSLGTLAGAGVGMALTASGVAANLHILFAALVCIAPILLGITAIPDGTGKNAGEEASGGEKGLPFYRDIQLMLIGVVVLAMAFAEGSANDWLPLLMVDGHGFSPTSGSLIYAGFTLGMTVGRFTGGWFIDRYSRVSVVRASALLGGLGIALIIFVDVDWVAGVSVILWGLGASLGFPLTISAASDTGPDAPTRVSVVATTGYLAFLVGPPLLGFLGEHYGLRSAMLVVLGLVIIAALVARAVAKPAPQAESATENG, encoded by the coding sequence ATGACTGCCATTTCGCCTCGCAGAGTTCTGCAGCGCCGTATGTGGGCGCTCTTTATGTTCTTCTTTATTCCCGGGCTGCTCATGGCTTCGTGGGCCACGCGTACCCCCGCTATCCGCGATATTTTATCGGTATCGACGGCAGAGATGGGGATCGTCTTGTTTGGCCTCTCCGTCGGTTCGATGAGCGGCATTCTCTGCTCTGCCTGGCTGGTAAAGCGTTTTGGTACGCGACAAGTGATTCGCACGACTATGTGCTGCGCAGTGGTAGGAATGGTGATCCTCAGCACGGCGCTCTGGTTCACGTCACCGCTGATGTTTGCCCTGGGACTTACCGTCTTCGGCGGCAGCTTCGGGGCGGCGGAAGTGGCCATCAACGTCGAAGGAGCGGCGGTCGAGCGCGAGATGGGCAAAACGGTATTGCCCATGATGCACGGTTTTTACAGTCTCGGTACCCTGGCGGGCGCAGGGGTGGGCATGGCACTCACCGCCTCTGGCGTGGCCGCAAATCTGCACATTCTTTTTGCAGCGCTGGTCTGTATCGCGCCGATTCTGCTTGGCATTACCGCCATTCCTGACGGCACCGGAAAAAACGCTGGCGAAGAGGCCAGCGGGGGCGAAAAAGGTCTGCCCTTCTATCGCGATATTCAGCTGATGTTGATTGGCGTCGTGGTGCTGGCTATGGCCTTTGCCGAAGGGTCTGCCAACGACTGGCTGCCGCTGTTGATGGTGGACGGCCACGGCTTTAGCCCTACCTCCGGCTCGCTGATTTATGCCGGGTTTACGCTGGGTATGACCGTAGGACGCTTCACCGGCGGCTGGTTCATCGACCGTTACAGCCGCGTCAGCGTAGTGCGCGCCAGCGCCCTGCTGGGTGGCCTGGGCATCGCGCTGATTATCTTTGTAGATGTGGACTGGGTAGCTGGCGTCTCGGTGATCCTCTGGGGACTGGGCGCCTCGCTGGGATTCCCGCTCACTATCTCGGCGGCCAGCGATACCGGTCCGGATGCGCCAACCCGCGTCAGCGTAGTGGCGACAACCGGCTACCTTGCGTTCCTGGTAGGCCCGCCGCTGTTAGGATTCCTGGGCGAGCATTACGGGTTACGTAGTGCAATGCTGGTCGTGTTAGGGTTAGTGATTATTGCTGCGCTGGTGGCGCGAGCGGTGGCAAAACCGGCGCCTCAGGCAGAATCTGCCACGGAGAATGGATAA
- a CDS encoding TetR/AcrR family transcriptional regulator has translation MSRRPNDPQRRERILQATLDTIAEHGIHAVTHRKIASCAGVPLGSMTYYFAGKDALLEEAFTWFTQQQMSVQYRDFFAGVTGPEMACEAITTLIYSSQVTTPHNMELMYQLYAFMNRSAPLKSVMQDWMKTSQTTLEQWFDPVTARGLDAFIEGMTLHFVTDRKPLTREELRAMVGRIAGEGG, from the coding sequence ATGAGCAGACGACCAAACGATCCGCAGCGCAGGGAGCGTATTCTTCAGGCGACGCTGGACACCATCGCCGAACATGGTATTCATGCCGTTACCCATCGTAAAATTGCCAGCTGCGCAGGCGTGCCGCTGGGTTCGATGACCTACTATTTTGCGGGCAAAGATGCGCTGCTCGAAGAGGCATTTACCTGGTTTACTCAGCAACAGATGTCCGTGCAGTACCGTGACTTCTTCGCTGGCGTCACCGGGCCCGAGATGGCGTGCGAGGCGATCACCACCCTGATATACAGTTCCCAGGTCACCACACCGCACAATATGGAGCTGATGTACCAGCTCTATGCGTTTATGAATCGCAGCGCTCCGCTAAAAAGCGTCATGCAGGACTGGATGAAGACCAGCCAGACGACGCTTGAGCAGTGGTTCGACCCGGTCACTGCCCGGGGGCTGGATGCCTTTATCGAAGGGATGACGTTGCACTTCGTAACGGACAGAAAACCGCTCACGCGGGAGGAGTTGCGCGCCATGGTGGGGAGAATTGCGGGCGAGGGGGGCTAA
- a CDS encoding IS1-like element IS1A family transposase (programmed frameshift) gives MASVSISCPSCSATDGVVRNGKSTAGHQRYLCSHCRKTWQLQFTYTASQPGTHQKIIDMAMNGVGCRATARIMGVGLNTILRHFKKLRPQSVTSRIQPGSDVIVCAEMDEQWGYVGAKSLQRWLFYAYDRLRKTVVAHVFGERTMATLGRLMSLLSPFDVVIWMTDGWPLYESRLKGKLHVISKRYTQRIERHNLNLRQHLARLGRKSLSFSKSVELHDKVIGHYLNIKHYQ, from the exons GTGGCTTCTGTTTCTATCAGCTGTCCCTCCTGTTCAGCTACTGACGGGGTGGTGCGTAACGGCAAAAGCACCGCCGGACATCAGCGCTATCTCTGCTCTCACTGCCGTAAAACATGGCAACTGCAGTTCACTTACACCGCTTCTCAACCCGGTACGCACCAGAAAATCATTGATATGGCCATGAATGGCGTTGGATGCCGGGCAACCGCCCGCATTATGGGCGTTGGCCTCAACACGATTTTACGTCACT TTAAAAAACTCAGGCCGCAGTCGGTAACCTCGCGCATACAGCCGGGCAGTGACGTCATCGTCTGCGCGGAAATGGACGAACAGTGGGGCTATGTCGGGGCTAAATCGCTCCAGCGCTGGCTGTTTTACGCGTATGACAGGCTCCGGAAGACGGTTGTTGCGCACGTATTCGGTGAACGCACTATGGCGACGCTGGGGCGTCTTATGAGCCTGCTGTCACCCTTTGACGTGGTGATATGGATGACGGATGGCTGGCCGCTGTATGAATCCCGCCTGAAGGGAAAGCTGCACGTAATCAGCAAGCGATATACGCAGCGAATTGAGCGGCATAACCTGAATCTGAGGCAGCACCTGGCACGGCTGGGACGGAAGTCGCTGTCGTTCTCAAAATCGGTGGAGCTGCATGACAAAGTCATCGGGCATTATCTGAACATAAAACACTATCAATAA
- a CDS encoding YrbL family protein, whose protein sequence is MMMNLHKTIGRGRHRICYQHPQDSSKCIKILYNPDDGGVKEVRREVGYYRKRLTQIQHSRAIPDFHGKVETALGEGYVFDLIRDYDGEISKTLGHYIKNDLLSAEEIDNLLYELRNDLIAHRIATMNLKDYNILYRRTSEKDGYLVVIDNIGESEFIPVASLFSSLHRRKIDRIFARFMDTLPLAPACASRS, encoded by the coding sequence ATGATGATGAACCTGCATAAAACAATTGGACGTGGCCGACACCGCATTTGCTATCAACATCCGCAGGATAGTAGTAAGTGCATTAAAATTCTCTACAATCCGGACGACGGCGGAGTAAAAGAGGTACGCCGCGAGGTTGGCTACTACCGCAAGCGCTTAACGCAAATTCAGCACAGCCGCGCGATCCCTGATTTTCACGGTAAAGTGGAAACGGCGCTTGGCGAAGGGTACGTTTTTGATCTGATAAGAGATTATGACGGCGAAATATCCAAAACGCTGGGGCACTACATTAAAAACGATTTACTGAGCGCCGAGGAAATTGACAACCTCCTCTATGAACTGCGCAATGATTTAATTGCCCATCGCATCGCGACCATGAACCTGAAGGATTATAATATCCTCTATCGCCGTACCTCAGAAAAAGACGGCTACCTGGTGGTCATCGATAATATTGGCGAATCTGAATTTATCCCGGTTGCTTCGTTATTTAGCAGCCTGCATCGCCGCAAAATTGACAGAATTTTCGCGCGTTTTATGGATACGCTCCCTCTGGCACCCGCCTGTGCTTCGCGATCCTGA
- a CDS encoding polyprenyl synthetase family protein: protein MTLSHEDDAKILLSAFEQRLEQLLPAGEQVGQVYAAMRDATLIAGKRMRPLLLVLAATDMGCKREQPGLLDLACAIEMVHVASLILDDMPCMDNAQMRRGRPTIHCQYGENVAILSAVALLSHAFNVISRAPALTHEAKARAIAELSMSVGHMGLVQGQFRDLNEARQAQNVDEILLTNELKTSSLFNATLQLAAIAAQAPPAVNERLRFFARDLGQAFQLIDDLTDGSNTTGKDPHQDEDKSTLVAVLGAQTVFQRLLEHVNSADQHLATACQHGSAARRYIRAWFDKQLSHISQSLSLSECQ from the coding sequence ATGACTCTCAGCCATGAAGATGATGCAAAGATACTTCTGTCTGCGTTTGAACAACGCCTTGAGCAGCTTCTCCCTGCCGGTGAACAGGTAGGGCAGGTCTATGCGGCAATGCGCGATGCAACGCTTATAGCCGGCAAGCGGATGCGTCCGTTATTGCTGGTGTTGGCCGCCACAGACATGGGGTGCAAGCGCGAGCAGCCGGGCCTACTGGATCTGGCCTGTGCCATCGAAATGGTCCATGTTGCCTCGCTTATCCTGGATGATATGCCCTGCATGGATAATGCGCAGATGCGCCGTGGGCGGCCGACCATTCACTGTCAGTATGGCGAAAACGTCGCCATACTTTCTGCGGTCGCGCTCCTGAGCCACGCCTTTAACGTTATCTCACGTGCGCCCGCGCTCACGCATGAGGCCAAAGCCCGCGCCATTGCCGAGCTCTCCATGTCCGTCGGGCATATGGGGCTGGTGCAGGGGCAATTTCGCGATCTCAACGAAGCCCGGCAGGCGCAAAATGTGGATGAGATCCTGCTGACCAACGAGCTGAAGACCAGCAGCCTGTTTAACGCAACGTTGCAGCTGGCGGCGATTGCGGCCCAGGCTCCGCCTGCGGTTAATGAGCGGCTACGTTTTTTTGCCCGCGATCTGGGGCAAGCATTTCAGCTGATTGACGATCTTACCGACGGCTCCAATACCACCGGTAAAGATCCCCATCAGGATGAGGATAAATCCACGCTTGTAGCGGTCCTTGGCGCCCAGACCGTTTTTCAGCGGCTGCTTGAGCATGTCAACAGCGCCGACCAACATCTGGCGACAGCCTGTCAGCACGGAAGTGCCGCCCGCCGCTATATTCGTGCATGGTTTGATAAACAGTTGTCGCACATCAGCCAGAGCCTTTCCCTTTCGGAGTGTCAATGA
- the fni gene encoding type 2 isopentenyl-diphosphate Delta-isomerase, translated as MTSLSQRKSDHLDIVLRNTAGVRKCTSGFERWRFEHCALPELHLDEVDLSTSLFGRTLQAPLLISSMTGGTQRATLINQNLARAAQTLGLAMGVGSQRVALESPATQGLTRSLRDAAPDIVLLANLGAAQIAGPQGRDFAQRAVETLAADALIIHLNPLQEALQHGGDRNWCGVLNAIQQTVEALPVPVVVKEVGNGLSVPVARQLAEAGVAMLDVAGAGGTSWAAVEGERAISAHDRAVAMAFTDWGIPTAVALKDLHQALPEMPLIASGGIANGVEAAKALCLGASLVGQAAGVLQSALISSDAVIAHFETMIAQLRVACFCTGSDSLAALRKATLVAGTP; from the coding sequence ATGACCAGTCTGTCGCAACGGAAAAGCGATCATCTCGATATCGTCCTCAGGAATACCGCAGGTGTCAGGAAATGCACCAGCGGCTTTGAACGCTGGCGGTTTGAACACTGCGCCCTGCCAGAGCTGCACCTTGATGAGGTTGATCTTTCTACCTCCCTGTTTGGCCGAACCCTGCAGGCACCGCTGCTCATCAGCTCCATGACCGGGGGCACGCAGCGGGCGACCCTGATTAATCAAAACCTGGCCAGGGCTGCCCAGACGCTGGGGCTGGCAATGGGGGTGGGATCGCAGCGCGTAGCGCTTGAAAGCCCCGCAACCCAGGGGTTGACCCGTTCCCTCCGGGACGCGGCACCGGATATTGTCCTGCTGGCGAATCTGGGCGCGGCGCAAATTGCTGGTCCTCAGGGACGCGATTTCGCGCAGCGCGCGGTAGAGACGCTGGCGGCTGACGCACTGATCATCCATCTCAACCCTCTGCAGGAGGCCTTGCAGCACGGCGGTGACCGCAACTGGTGCGGCGTGCTTAATGCCATTCAGCAGACGGTAGAAGCGCTGCCGGTACCGGTGGTGGTGAAAGAGGTGGGCAATGGTTTATCGGTGCCGGTTGCGCGCCAGCTGGCAGAGGCGGGTGTCGCTATGCTCGATGTGGCCGGTGCAGGCGGAACCAGCTGGGCCGCCGTAGAGGGCGAACGCGCCATCTCGGCGCACGACCGTGCGGTGGCTATGGCGTTCACCGACTGGGGGATTCCTACTGCGGTGGCCTTAAAAGATCTTCACCAGGCGCTGCCGGAGATGCCGCTCATCGCCTCGGGCGGTATTGCCAACGGCGTGGAGGCGGCGAAGGCGCTCTGCCTGGGGGCCAGCCTGGTCGGACAGGCGGCTGGCGTTCTGCAAAGCGCGCTGATCTCCAGCGATGCGGTCATCGCCCATTTTGAAACCATGATTGCCCAGCTTCGGGTTGCCTGCTTCTGTACGGGCAGCGACAGCCTGGCGGCGCTTCGCAAGGCCACCCTGGTAGCCGGGACCCCATGA
- the crtY gene encoding lycopene beta-cyclase CrtY, giving the protein MTTRRWDLILAGGGLANGLIAWHLSHRRPELRVLMLEAQTRPGGNHTWSFHQDDLTPDQHRWLAPLVSYRWPGYDVRFPALTRTLPSDYLTLTSDHFADVLSQDLGDSLQTGVSIASLTPTSVTLTDGTLLEAAAVIDGRGYQPEAHLRTGSQSFLGQQWRLKKPHGLTRPILMDATVDQQGGYRFVYTLPFSATELLIEDTHYIDDARLESVDARQHIADYARQQGWQLETLVREEQGHLPIMLSGDVHAFWRAREGQPCSGLRAGLFHATTGYSLPHAVALAEAIADAKDINAQALSRLIHRYALRQWRAQRFFRVLNRMLFLAGEADNRWRVMQRFYALNEGLIGRFYAGQLTPGDKARILAGKPPVPVGEAMLAILQLTPRLRAFYHD; this is encoded by the coding sequence ATGACAACACGCCGATGGGATCTGATTCTGGCGGGAGGCGGGCTGGCCAACGGGCTGATCGCCTGGCATCTATCGCACCGTCGTCCTGAACTTCGCGTCCTGATGCTTGAAGCGCAGACGCGCCCTGGCGGGAATCATACCTGGTCCTTCCACCAGGACGATCTGACCCCTGACCAGCACCGCTGGCTGGCTCCGCTCGTCAGTTACCGCTGGCCGGGTTACGACGTCCGTTTTCCGGCGCTGACGCGTACGCTGCCAAGCGACTATCTCACGCTCACCTCAGACCATTTTGCCGATGTGCTCAGCCAGGATTTGGGCGATAGCCTGCAAACCGGGGTGAGCATCGCCTCCCTCACGCCGACGAGCGTTACGCTGACGGACGGTACCTTACTGGAGGCCGCGGCGGTGATTGATGGCAGAGGCTATCAGCCAGAGGCCCATTTACGTACCGGCAGCCAGTCTTTTCTCGGCCAGCAGTGGCGGCTCAAGAAGCCGCACGGCCTGACGCGCCCGATCCTGATGGATGCGACGGTCGACCAGCAGGGCGGGTATCGCTTCGTCTATACCCTCCCTTTTTCAGCCACTGAGCTTTTGATCGAAGACACCCACTATATTGATGATGCCCGGCTTGAGAGCGTCGATGCGCGGCAACATATCGCTGACTATGCCCGCCAGCAGGGCTGGCAGTTAGAAACGCTGGTGCGCGAGGAGCAGGGGCATCTGCCGATTATGCTCTCAGGCGATGTTCACGCTTTTTGGCGGGCACGTGAGGGACAGCCCTGCAGCGGCCTGCGGGCGGGGCTTTTTCATGCCACCACCGGCTACTCCCTGCCGCACGCCGTTGCCCTTGCCGAAGCCATTGCCGACGCGAAGGATATCAACGCACAAGCCTTGTCCCGGCTGATTCACCGATATGCCCTGCGCCAGTGGCGCGCTCAACGTTTTTTCCGCGTCCTCAACCGCATGCTTTTTCTGGCGGGAGAGGCGGATAACCGCTGGCGGGTGATGCAGCGATTTTACGCCCTGAATGAAGGGCTGATAGGCCGTTTTTACGCCGGGCAGCTTACGCCCGGTGATAAAGCACGAATTCTGGCAGGCAAACCGCCTGTTCCGGTCGGCGAAGCGATGCTCGCCATTTTGCAACTTACTCCCCGGCTGCGAGCCTTTTATCATGACTAA